CGATCTCGGGCGACGTGATGGTTCGCGCAAACGGTGCTTCTACGCCAAATGATAATAATTCTCATTAGATACTTCAACTGCGCTAAGCGCGACAGTATCGCCTCTCTCACCCTGAATTCGCCACAGGGGCATTGCGCGTTGGCCAGCGCAACGCAAAGAGAGAGCGCAGCTGTCAACATCAGCAATAACCGTAGGATGATGCGTATTGCGTGTTGCGGCGGGCCCGGTTCATACTTCCTGCTAACTGAATCGGTAACGCCAAACGGGGTTTTCTGTGGCAGACCATGTCGACCCTCAGCGCGAGCAGTTCGAGCAATTTAAGGCGCTTCCGCGAGATGCACCGGTCATGATGCTCAACCTGATTGCCCTCCATGCGCAGGCCCGCTATGACGATGGCCGGCAGGCCACCGGCGCTGAAGCTTACGCCAGCTACGGTCTTGAGAGCGGCCCAATTTTTCGCCGGGTTGGCGGTGAGATCATCTGGCGGGGCGACCCGGAGGTGACACTGATCGGCCCAAGCGACGAACACTGGGACCTGGCTTTTATCGCCCGCTATCCAACCGCCGGAGCGTTTCTGGAAATGGTCACCGACCCGGCCTACCGGGTTGCCGTCAAACATCGTCAGGCTGCCGTAAAAGACAGTCGGCTGGTAAGGATGGCCGACCTGCCCGCTGGAGAGGGCTTTTAGTGGGCCGCCTGCAAAAAGCCGCCCTTTTTTCGCTCGCGCTCCGACTCCTTTTCGCCGCCGGCTTTATGCCGGCCTCCATCGAGAGCGGCTGGCTCGTTACGGTCTGCCATCAGGGGCTGCCAGAGGGTGCACTGCACCATGGGACGACCTCCGATCACGGCTCACATGGGAGCGCGCATCATCAGCATGCCCATACGCACGCCCCCGATGCCCCCCCTGCCAACGATGACGAGCTCCCGGCTGCGGCTCTCGACTCCAGCGATTTCTGCCCGCTTGGCGGCGGCCTGGACCAGCCGACCGCGGCCGATAGCCCAATCCTGGAATCGCTCGCGCTTGCGATACCGGCCCCTCATCGGCCGCTTGCCATTCGGTTTGACGGGCAGCGCCCTCGTACGCGCCCACCCATCCGCGGACCACCGCAACCTTCCTGAAACGACCAAAAACCCATTTTGTTGAAGGAACGCGTCCGCGCCAAGCGGCGTGTCCTGCTGTTTCATTGAGAAGGAAAAAACATGAATACCAGCCAGATATTGAGCCGGCTCACTTTGCTGTGCGTCAGCATCACGGGTACCGCACTCGCTGACCACGACGACAACGTCAGACCCGACTCCCACGCGCCGATCGGCGTCATGGGAGACCATCTGCACAAGAAAGGTGAGTGGATGTTCAGCTACCGCTATATGCAGATGTCGATGGACGACCTGTCCGACGACGGCGACAGCCTGTCGCCAGAAGAAATCGCCACAACCGCCGTGAACCCGTTCTTCGGTGCGCCCGGTCAGCCGCCCACGCTGCGAGTGGTTCCCACCGAAATGACCATGGACATGCACATGGTCGGCTTTATGTATGCCCCGACTGACCGGGTCACGGTGATGGTGATGGGCCAATACATCGAGAAAGACATGCAGCACATCACCTTCCGCGGACCCCGCGGTACCGACCGCCTGGGGAACTTCACCACCCGCAGCAGCGGGCTGGGTGATACCCGCGTGTCCGCCTTGATCGGCCTTCGCCAGACTGAGAGCAGCACCACCCACGCCACGGTGGGGCTGTCGCTGCCAACCGGCTCGACCGAGGAGCAGGACGACGTGCTGGCGCCGACCGGCATGCGGCCAACGCTGCGCCTGCCCTACCCCATGCAGCTGGGCTCCGGCAGTTACGACCCCATCCTCGGCGTGACCCACGTGGAGTTTCGTGACCGCTACTCGTTTGGCGGCCAGTGGACCAGCGTGCTGCGCATCGAGGACAACGACGACAGCTATCGCTTCGGCGATGAGCACACGGCGACTGGCTGGCTGGCGTGGCAGGCAAACAGGCAGCTCAGCCTCTCAGGCCGCCTTAGCTGGCGCATGCAGGGTGACGTGGACGACCGGGACCAGCGAATCATCGCTCCCGTGCAGACCGCCGACCCGGATCGCCAGGCAGGCCGACGTATCGACCTTGGCCTGGGCCTGAACTGGGCCGGCCAGGGCGACTGGCGCGGTCACCGGTTGTCGCTGGAGTGGCTGGTCCCGCTGGACCAGGATCTCGACGGGCCACAGCTGGAAACAGAGTGGACCGCTACGCTGGGCTACCAGTACGCGTTCTGAGTAATACCGGGCACGAGCAGCGGCCGGCGTGAGTGTCGGCCGCTGTTTCTTGCGGCGAGACGGGTAGCGTCAACGGGCGACCGAATTCGCGGGGCTGACGATTCCCGCAGGCGCTTCGTAGCCACGCCCAACGACCCGAAAAAGAGGAACGGCATTGCCCTGCGGAGTGCAGCGCGCGGCGATCAGTACCGCTGGTTTCCCGCCAACACCCGCGGCCGGCCAGGGTAGCCGGCCGCGGGGACAGCTTGGCGAGGCCTAAGGGGAGACCTCAGCCAGGGGATGGGAAGCGTTGATTGCTGGTTCAACCCACTCGTTCAGGACAGACTCGATGGCTGTCAGCTGTTCCGCCACAGACATATCTTCCACCTTTTCCGCGTGGCCGAAGGTGGCCTGGATGATCGGCATGCCGTCTACCTCTGTGTTAATGACCAGAGGCGCAGCAGCTTTTAGGCGAACGTCCCAGGCGGCTCTCACGCGAGACCAGTATTCATGGGTTCTGGACCAGTAGGTATGCGCCGGCGAGAAGTCAAAACCGCTGAGAGACCGGTAATCATTGAAGCCGTGCTCGCGCACCAGCATCCGCTCAACCGTCTCTCCATCGCGTACGGTTTTTGTGTTGTCCTGCTCGTGAGTCCAGCCGTTAGGCGTCACCGTATGGCGATTGATTGCCTGCAGCACATTGTAGTCGTCCCGCTTGGTGTATTCGCGCCTCGGTAGCGGACGTGAAGTCTGATCGCTAGTCCAGGTCGAGACCCTGTGACGGTGATCCCACCGGCCGGTGCCGCAATAGCGGGGTGCGTCAGAAACCTCGTAGACGCATTGCGTCCACGCTTTGCTGGTTTGTTCCTGCGGCAGCGGCCGTCTTGCCCAGGTCTGGTCGGACACAAACTCGAAACGCTCGGCTGCCTGCCACGTCCAATCCTGGCGCCAATGCTTAATCACGTACCCGCCATCGGTAACCAGGATGTGCTGAAGGACTATATGATCCGGCTCGTCGACCACCACCAGAACCGTTTCGTTGGCGCCCGAATTCTTATCCTCTTCCAGCTCGTAGCCTGCCTCCAGCGCAACCGTCTCCTGAAAATGGAACTTAACTCCGTAGTCCCCCTGCATCGCTAAAATCGCTGCCCGATCCTTGGCCTTGGTTCCCTCGGCCTGGGCGATGGCTGGATACCGCGGATTTGGCGTCTGGATCGGCTCTGACGCTGCGGTCGGCGAACCAACGTCAGAAATTCCCTGCGTTGGATCTACGACGGTTGTTCGAGCGGCGCATCCGCAGAGCGCGGTCGCGAGAATGACGGCAAATGCGTGTCGGAAAGGATGGCGTCTTTTCATCGGGGCATCTAGTTCTCTTCGAGAATTAGAATGCTAATGCTTTTCATTTACTTGTCAACGCACCATTATTTTCATGACACGGCCGTCTATTCTCTAAGCTGAATGCAGGCGCGCTCGGAGCCTGCCAAAAAAACGGGCACCCACGCTGACGACTTCTATCAACCGCGGTCCGCGGCACACGTCTGCGCAGAGAAGATCCCTGCTGGCCAACCGCTAACCGGGGGCTTTGCCGCTGGCCTCGTCAAAGCCGCCCTGACCCTCCAGCTCGGCCCAAACGCGAAAAGGCCCGGACGCTGAGACCTCGCCTTCGGTGATCAGCTCCTGCCAAACCCGGGCGGCCTGAGCAAAGTTGGGGACGCTCCCGGGGAACATGGTCAGGGCCAGCGCATGGGCCAGGTGCTGCTCATCAACACCGTCTGCATAGGCGGCGCGCAGCGCCCACCGCAGACCGTCGAAGTTGGCGAGACACGTTAACGCTGAAACCATCGCCAGGTGAGCCTGCTCGACGGTCAGGTCGCCGGCGGCCCGGCGAAGGGACTCGGCAAACGCCCGTTCCGCCCGCAACCCCGAGACGTGCGGCTCCCAAGCGCGCTCCACAAACTGCCAGCCCCGGCAGCCGCTGGCGACCGCCGTGACGGCCAGGAGGTCGGCGATCTCTTCGCTGGTGCCGCCGGCTTCCAGGAAACGATTCACGTGGTGGGTGGCTAGCCCCTCGCTTCTGGCGACCAGGATGGCGAGCCAGATGAGCTCGTGATCGTGCTCGCTTAAACGACGGGAATTAAACGCCAGCTGACCATAGAGCTGATCGTAGGCGTCCAGCACCTCCGGCATGGCTGTAGCCATCAGGCCATGATGCGGCAACAGGTAACCGCGTTGCCGGCGAATTTTTTCCAGCCGTTCGGAGAGTTCAGACATCAGCAGCCGGATTCCACGGATCCAAAGCCTGATGGTATATGCTCGTCCCGATGAAAAACCAGCCTGGGGAGTGGCGGTGAAATCGGAACAAGTTCTAGCGGGAAAGGTGGCGCTGGTAACAGGCGCCGCCCGGGGTATCGGCGCGGCAACGGCGCGCCTGCTGGCGCGCGATGGCGCGCAGGTCTTTCTCAGCGACGTCGGCGACTGCGCGCCCGTCGTGGACGAAATCGTCCAGGCGGGTGGAAAGGCGTCGTCCCATCCGCTCGACATACGCGACCGCGCCGGCTGCGCGGACCTGACCGGCGAGATCCTGAAGCGCTGCGGTCAGCTCGACTATCTGGTCTGCAACGCCGGCGTCTGCCCTGCCGGCAGCGTTGCGGGCGACTGGGACCAGTGGCGCTACGTGCTGGACGTCAACGT
This sequence is a window from Pseudomonadota bacterium. Protein-coding genes within it:
- a CDS encoding DUF1330 domain-containing protein, yielding MADHVDPQREQFEQFKALPRDAPVMMLNLIALHAQARYDDGRQATGAEAYASYGLESGPIFRRVGGEIIWRGDPEVTLIGPSDEHWDLAFIARYPTAGAFLEMVTDPAYRVAVKHRQAAVKDSRLVRMADLPAGEGF
- a CDS encoding transporter — translated: MNTSQILSRLTLLCVSITGTALADHDDNVRPDSHAPIGVMGDHLHKKGEWMFSYRYMQMSMDDLSDDGDSLSPEEIATTAVNPFFGAPGQPPTLRVVPTEMTMDMHMVGFMYAPTDRVTVMVMGQYIEKDMQHITFRGPRGTDRLGNFTTRSSGLGDTRVSALIGLRQTESSTTHATVGLSLPTGSTEEQDDVLAPTGMRPTLRLPYPMQLGSGSYDPILGVTHVEFRDRYSFGGQWTSVLRIEDNDDSYRFGDEHTATGWLAWQANRQLSLSGRLSWRMQGDVDDRDQRIIAPVQTADPDRQAGRRIDLGLGLNWAGQGDWRGHRLSLEWLVPLDQDLDGPQLETEWTATLGYQYAF
- a CDS encoding DUF6607 family protein, whose product is MKRRHPFRHAFAVILATALCGCAARTTVVDPTQGISDVGSPTAASEPIQTPNPRYPAIAQAEGTKAKDRAAILAMQGDYGVKFHFQETVALEAGYELEEDKNSGANETVLVVVDEPDHIVLQHILVTDGGYVIKHWRQDWTWQAAERFEFVSDQTWARRPLPQEQTSKAWTQCVYEVSDAPRYCGTGRWDHRHRVSTWTSDQTSRPLPRREYTKRDDYNVLQAINRHTVTPNGWTHEQDNTKTVRDGETVERMLVREHGFNDYRSLSGFDFSPAHTYWSRTHEYWSRVRAAWDVRLKAAAPLVINTEVDGMPIIQATFGHAEKVEDMSVAEQLTAIESVLNEWVEPAINASHPLAEVSP
- a CDS encoding carboxymuconolactone decarboxylase family protein — encoded protein: MSELSERLEKIRRQRGYLLPHHGLMATAMPEVLDAYDQLYGQLAFNSRRLSEHDHELIWLAILVARSEGLATHHVNRFLEAGGTSEEIADLLAVTAVASGCRGWQFVERAWEPHVSGLRAERAFAESLRRAAGDLTVEQAHLAMVSALTCLANFDGLRWALRAAYADGVDEQHLAHALALTMFPGSVPNFAQAARVWQELITEGEVSASGPFRVWAELEGQGGFDEASGKAPG